Proteins found in one Amycolatopsis aidingensis genomic segment:
- a CDS encoding helix-turn-helix domain-containing protein encodes MANRFGVVLRDARRRAGLTQDELAARSGVGVRTIRRLETGSGTDPRIGTVTLLADALDVSQDERRDLLSAADGQHRPSPEPPEAEPSGAARWQAPVTETPAAVVPGGLPAVPPEVSAAADHLARVVTARLRREEELRRVHDPFPLPVRWRQAPEHLADHWDNICRVPAGVTAVPLELSGEVGDIAGAFRRVPSRRMVVLGRAGSGKTVLTLRFVLDTLAARPQGGAVPMIFNIGSWDPTAMPLRTWLVEMLQRDQPGLATAAPGGATLAAVLVDTGRVLPVLDGFDELAEGLHRPALETLNSLSMPLLLTSRSDEYERAVTAVDVLTSAAVVELTDLTPDDLAGYLPRTARRVRTGDGSGTTMWNTVIGELRDRAEAEASPAANLAAVLTTPLMVGLARTVYSDSRDRDPTELLDTTRFPTAQAIEEHLLDSFVPTVYGGQAASARADGNQRDWGVDRVRRWLGFLADDLDRRGTGDLEWWRMGGSPRRSSRVLLVTAVVWLAAVLVDWLVFTPAHALLTGEPVHWRVVLVDGPVIGLVIGVPCGLLYLLMVVRKGRVLEPARVRVRLLDRSGRQPGFRRKIATRFAAGALGGAVAGVGLALAGVLVKAVSPEWTSVLDSGMAVRATLLDAGIYAVTFGLVCGPVLALAAALEAPANLTTATSPADLLAANRTTTLRLSGILALALGLAIAFGGFAAVGGARTLVAPPWALHWNLRVGLLVGLMGGLSTGMAYIVAFTAWGHWLVFTRLRLPLLGRMPWAVNTFLDDAYRRGVLRQSGAVYQFRHARLQQHLAKAYRTGR; translated from the coding sequence GTGGCCAATCGCTTCGGCGTTGTCCTGCGCGACGCGCGGCGCCGGGCGGGCCTGACCCAGGACGAGCTGGCCGCGCGATCCGGTGTCGGCGTGCGGACCATTCGAAGGCTCGAGACCGGCAGCGGTACCGATCCGCGGATCGGCACGGTGACGCTGCTCGCCGACGCACTCGACGTCAGCCAGGACGAACGCCGCGACCTCCTGTCCGCCGCCGACGGTCAGCACCGGCCGTCCCCGGAGCCACCCGAAGCCGAGCCGTCCGGCGCCGCCCGGTGGCAGGCTCCGGTGACCGAAACGCCGGCCGCGGTGGTACCCGGTGGGCTGCCTGCCGTCCCGCCGGAGGTTTCGGCGGCGGCCGACCACCTGGCCAGGGTCGTCACCGCCCGGCTGCGGCGCGAGGAGGAGCTGCGCCGCGTGCACGACCCGTTCCCGCTGCCCGTGCGGTGGCGGCAGGCACCCGAGCACCTCGCCGACCACTGGGACAACATCTGCCGCGTCCCGGCCGGTGTGACCGCCGTCCCGCTGGAGCTCTCCGGCGAGGTGGGCGACATCGCGGGTGCATTCCGGCGGGTGCCGTCGCGGCGGATGGTGGTGCTGGGCCGCGCCGGTTCCGGCAAGACCGTCCTGACCCTGCGGTTCGTCCTGGACACGCTGGCCGCGCGGCCGCAGGGCGGCGCGGTTCCGATGATCTTCAACATCGGGTCGTGGGACCCGACGGCGATGCCGTTGCGTACCTGGCTGGTCGAGATGCTGCAGCGGGACCAGCCGGGCCTCGCCACGGCCGCGCCCGGCGGGGCGACGCTGGCGGCCGTGCTGGTCGACACCGGGCGCGTGCTGCCCGTGCTCGACGGGTTCGACGAGCTCGCCGAGGGCCTGCACCGCCCGGCGCTGGAAACGTTGAACTCCCTGTCGATGCCCTTGCTGCTGACCAGCCGCTCCGACGAGTACGAGCGGGCCGTGACGGCGGTGGACGTGCTGACCTCGGCTGCGGTGGTCGAGCTGACCGACCTCACCCCCGACGACCTCGCGGGCTACCTGCCCCGCACCGCCCGCCGTGTCCGCACCGGCGACGGCAGCGGTACCACGATGTGGAACACCGTCATCGGTGAGCTGCGCGACCGAGCCGAGGCCGAGGCGAGCCCGGCCGCCAACCTGGCCGCCGTGCTGACGACCCCACTCATGGTGGGCCTTGCCCGCACGGTCTACAGCGACTCACGCGACCGTGACCCGACCGAGCTGCTGGACACGACCCGGTTCCCCACCGCACAGGCGATCGAGGAGCATCTGCTCGACAGCTTCGTGCCTACCGTGTACGGCGGGCAGGCTGCCTCCGCCCGCGCCGATGGCAACCAGCGCGACTGGGGCGTCGACCGGGTCCGGCGCTGGCTGGGATTCCTCGCCGACGACCTCGACCGGCGCGGCACCGGTGACCTCGAATGGTGGCGGATGGGTGGCTCACCTCGCCGCTCATCCCGCGTGCTGCTCGTGACAGCCGTCGTGTGGCTGGCCGCGGTACTGGTCGACTGGCTGGTGTTCACCCCCGCCCACGCGCTCCTGACCGGCGAACCGGTGCACTGGCGTGTCGTCCTCGTCGACGGTCCCGTGATCGGCTTGGTCATCGGTGTTCCGTGTGGCCTGCTGTACCTGCTGATGGTGGTGCGCAAGGGCAGGGTGCTCGAACCGGCGCGCGTGCGGGTCCGGTTGCTCGACCGGTCGGGCAGGCAACCCGGCTTCCGGCGGAAGATCGCCACCCGGTTCGCGGCCGGAGCGCTGGGCGGCGCCGTCGCCGGGGTCGGCCTCGCGCTCGCGGGCGTGCTGGTGAAAGCGGTGTCCCCGGAATGGACCTCCGTCCTCGACTCCGGCATGGCCGTGCGGGCGACCCTGCTCGACGCGGGTATCTACGCCGTCACCTTCGGCCTGGTATGTGGCCCGGTGCTGGCACTCGCCGCCGCGCTGGAGGCGCCGGCCAACCTCACTACCGCCACCAGCCCCGCCGACCTGCTCGCGGCCAACCGGACGACCACGCTGCGCCTCAGCGGCATACTCGCGCTCGCACTCGGGCTCGCGATCGCCTTCGGTGGCTTCGCGGCCGTCGGCGGCGCGCGGACCCTGGTGGCGCCACCCTGGGCACTGCACTGGAACCTGCGGGTCGGCCTGCTGGTCGGGTTGATGGGCGGGCTGAGCACAGGCATGGCCTACATCGTGGCCTTCACAGCGTGGGGGCACTGGCTGGTGTTCACCCGCCTCCGCCTCCCGCTGCTCGGCAGGATGCCGTGGGCGGTCAACACCTTCCTCGATGACGCCTACCGGCGAGGCGTGCTGCGGCAGTCCGGCGCCGTCTACCAGTTCCGCCACGCGCGCCTCCAACAACACCTCGCGAAGGCCTACCGTACCGGCCGTTGA